AATATAGAAAAGGGGAAAACATTGATATTAAGGGAATTAGAAAAATTGAGAGTTCCCTGGAATTCGGAGTTTGAAAAAAAACTTGCTGGTATTTGCCAACCTATGGGCTATACCGATCCCGATTCTTTATTTGAGGCAATTGGCTATAAAAAATTGAATCCCACTCAATTGATTAATAAACTTTTACCACAGGAGAAAAAAAAGGGAATCCAGGTTAAAGAAGAGGTAGTTAAAGAGAAAAGAGTTGAGAAGGGAGTAAAAATTGATGGAGTAGACAATATTTTAATACGATTTGCTAAGTGTTGTCACCCTGTTCCTGGTGATGATATCATTGGTTATATTACCAGAGGAAGAGGAGTTACTATTCATCGGGTCGAATGCCCCAATCTAAAAAATTTTTCTCAGGAAGAAGAAAGGTTTATTAACGCTGAATGGTATGAAACAGAGGATACTTATTTTCCAGTAAACATTAAAATTGTATCAGTAGATAGAAAAAGTTTAATTTCAGATGTTTCAATGATAATTTCCAATTATAAAGCGGGAATTAAATATATCAATGGGGTAGCTAATAAAAACAACATTGCTATAATTCACCTAACCATTGAAGTTAGCACGCTTGATCATTTAAAGGAAATCATGGCTCGCCTGAGAAGTCTAAAAGCTGTAAAAGAAGTAAAAAGAATGGAAGGAGATTAAAAAATGGAGAGGAGTAGCTTATGAAGGCAATAATCCAGAGGGTGAGCAAAGCTTTAGTAAGAGTGGAGAATGAGAAAATAGCTCAAATTGAATGTGGCATGTTGGTTTTATTGGGTGTAAAAAATGATGACACTGAAAAAGAAGCAGAATTACTGGCCAAAAAAACAGTAAATTTACGAATCTTTAGTGATAAAGAGGGTAAGATGAATTTATCTTTATTAGACATACAAGGTGAGGCCTTAGTAGTATCACAATTTACCCTTTATGGAAACTGTAAGAAAGGGAGAAGGCCAAGTTTTATTGATGCTGCTTTACCGGAAAAAGCCGATTTACTTTATCAACATTATGTACAGTGCTTAAAAAATGATAACATTTCTGTTCAAACCGGACAATTTCAAGCAATGATGCAGGTTGAATTAATTAATGAAGGGCCGGTTACTATTATTTTAGATAGTGCTGAGTTGTAAAATAAGTAATACCGGAAAGATTGGAAAGGAAGATCTTATGAATAAGAGCAAGGTAGATTTTTATTTAAAGAGAATAGTCCTGGGTGCACTAGCTACCAATTGCTATATTATTGGATGTACCAAAACTAAAGAGGCAGCAATTATTGACCCAGCTGAAGAAAGCAGGGTTCTTTTAAAGTTAATAAAAGATAATGAATTTCAGTTAAAGTATATTATTAATACTCATGGTCATGCTGATCATATCGGTGGGAATAAATTATTAAAAGAAAAATATTCCGCAAAATTATTGATACATATGTTGGATGAGAATATGCTGATAGATTCTAAAAAGAATTTTTCTTTTTATACCGGCATACCTGTTCAATCTCCTCCATCGGATGAGTATCTGGAAGATGGAATGAATATAAGTTTAGGCTTTCTTAATCTTTTTATCATTCATACTCCCGGTCATTCTCCAGGAAGTATTTCTATTAAGGTAGATAATATGATATTCACAGGCGATACCCTATTTAAGGATGGTATTGGACGTACTGATCTTCCGGGAGGATCTATCTCTGATATAATAAAATCTATTAAAGAAAAACTCTTTGCTTTTGATGGTTTCTGTGAGGTATTGCCTGGTCATGGGTCTGCTACAACTATAAAACAGGAATTACAGAATAATCAATGGTTATAGTAAGAATGATATCAAATGAAATTAATAAGGAGAAAGATATGTTACCATATGATATAAAAGATATTAATCTCGCTGAAACGGGTTTGAAAAGGATAAAATGGGCACTAAACCAAATGCCGGTATTGGAAACCATTAAAAGACGTTTTAAAAAGGAAAAACCATTAAAAAATATTAATATTGCTGCCTGTCTGCATGTAACCACTGAAACTGCCAATTTAATGATAACCTTAAAAGAAGGTGGGGCTAACCCAGTTTTATGTGCCTCTAATCCTCTAAGTACACAGGATGATGTTGCAGCATCATTAGTGCAAGATTTTCAAATTTCGGTTTTTGCAATAAGGGGTATTGACCAGAAGGGCTATTACTCTCATATAAGCAGTACATTGGATTGTAAACCACATATAACTATGGATGATGGGGCTGATTTGGTTACTATGGTTCACAATAGTAGAAAAGAACTGATGACCAGGATTATTGGTGGTACTGAGGAAACTACTACTGGTGTTATACGTTTAAGAAGTATGGAAAAAGAAGGTGTTTTACAATATCCTATTATTGCTGTGAATGATGCTTTGACGAAACATCTTTTTGATAATAGATATGGAACGGGACAGAGCACAATAGACGGTTTATTAAGAGCGACTAATATCCTATTAGCAGGCAAAGTAATGGTAATATGTGGTTATGGTTGGTGTGCTCGAGGATTGGCGAATAAAGCCAGGGGAATGGGAGCCAGAGTGATTATTACTGAAATTGATCCATTAAAAGCTTTGGAAGCAGTTATGGATGGATTTCAGGTAAGTACTATTTATGAGGCAGCTAAAATAGGGGATATATTTATTACTTTAACCGGCAACAAAAACGTTATCAGCAGAAACGAATTTTTAGTGATGAAAGATGGATCTATTTTGGCCAATGCAGGACATTTTAATGTGGAAATCGATATTCCTGCTTTAGAAGAGTTAGCTTTAAGAAAAGAAGTAGCCAGAAATGGAGTGGTTTCATATATTTTTGATGACCAAAAAAGATTATTCTTATTAGTTGAGGGTAGATTATTGAATCTCGCTGCAGCTGAAGGCCATCCAGCCAGCGTTATGGATATGAGCTTTGCAAATCAGGCCTTATCAATTGAATATATACTTAAAGAAAGTGGTTCCTTATCTAAAAAGGTTTATACTGTTCCAGAGGATATCGATAAGCAGATTGCCTTATTAAAATTGAGAAGTATGGGAATTGAAATTGATAAACTTACTGCTGAGCAAAAAAGGTATTTAAATAGCTGGCAGGAAGGTACATAATTATTTGATTTTAATTAAAATTGAACGTAGTAAAAGTTAGTAGAATGACTAATAATAGTTTTTGGGAATACTTAAAAGAAGGATTCCTTAATCTTATTTATCCCCTTAGTTGTGAAAACTGTGGTAAACCAATTCAGGAATCCAGAGGGTATAGCATTTGTGACGATTGTCTTCAGTTTATCAAATTGATTTCTTCTCCTTATTGCTATCATTGTGGCAAACCCTTCTCTCCGGAGGTAGAATTTGAGAAAGAAGCCTTATGCACTGATTGTCTGAATAAAAGAGATCATTTCTATTTTGTTAGATCAGTCGCTTATTATCAGGAAGTATTGAGAAAATGTATCCATTTACTTAAATATAAAAAACAGGTAAAATTAGTGAAACCATTAGCAAGTTTAATGATTAATTATCTTTTAAGAAATGAGTTGATAGATATAAGCGATATTGAATTGATTATTCCGGTTCCTTTATTTAAAGATGATTATTTAAAAAGGGGTTTTAATCAGAGTGGTTTGTTAGCAAAATGTATTGCTGATTATTTTTCCATTCCCTTTTCCGAAGACTTATTATTAAAAATTAGAGGCAATCTTTCTCAGGTTGGTTTATCAAAAACAGAGAGGAAAAGTAATGTAAATAAAGTTTATTCTCTTAATTCCTCTTTCCCAACAAGCACTATTTCAGGGATTTTACTGATAGACGATATCTTTACTACCGGTGCTACTATTGAAGCTTGTTGTAGGGAATTAAGAAAAACAGGTATAAAAAAAGTGTTTGTTTTAACATTAGCCAGAGGAGTGTGAATAATTTTTAAGTAATCCCTCCTTAGAGCTGTGGTTGAAAGTCGATGCCAGCCGCAGGCAAAACGACCCACGTAAGGTAACAATTATAAGTTACTGAGCATGGTGCGGTTTTGGAGTTAGTCCTGCCTTATCATGTGGACATGATATATGATAAGAGAAGAGTAGTAGTGAAAAGATAGCGAGGCTCTCAGCAGGCGAGTGTGGGGGAAAAGACCAGGTCAGTCTAAGGAGGGAACAGATATTTTTGGGAAAGAAAAGATATGGATATCTGTTATTAAATAGAAAAAGTAATTTTTTTCCAATAAATTGGAAAAAATATTAATATCAATGTTATAATATAATACAATATAACACAATCAATAATAGTTAATAGAAAAATAGTTTTAGTTAATAAGTATTTGGGACTATAATTAAGCAAAGTGTTAGCATCTATTTCCTATTTTTTGAAGTTGACTTAACTGAAGGAGGAAAGGATAATGAATTTGATAATAAAAGGAAAACAGTTTGAGGTAACGGATTCCATAGAAAATTATATTAGAAAAAAAATGAAGAAATTAGAAAAATATTTTGATCAGATTATAGAAGCGGTGGCTACTATTAGTGTGGAGAAGAACAGGCATATATTTGAGGTCACCTTACAAGCCAAAAAGGCAATGATTAGGGCAGAGGAAGAAAGTGATAATATATATAATTCCATTGATAGAGTGATTGAAAAACTGGAGAGACAAATTGTCAAATATAAAGAAAAACTTTACTCTAAGTATGCTAATGAATACAATAGAGAAGTAAACAATATTTCAGAAAAGGAAGAATATGAAATAGGTTCTAATTCCGACCAGGATAGGAAAATTGTCAAAACCAAAAGATTTGCTATAAAACCTATGTCTCCAGAAGAGGCGAGCTTGCAAATGGAACTTTTAGGGCATAATTTCTATGTTTTTAGCAATGAAGAGACCGCTCAAATTAATGTTATCTACAAGAGAAAGGATGGCAATTTCGGTTTAATAGAACCTGAAGTGTAAAAAATAGGGGGACCTAATGAATAATATCTCTGTTAATGATTTTCGCAATTTTATTATTTCACCTCAGTTTGCTTCCAGGATAAAAGATATTGAAAAATCTATCAACTCTTTAAATGGTATATTGTTTTCTAAAATTGTGTTAGCTGATAATAAAGAGATTAAGGAAATCCATATTATTACTAAGGACTTTTATAGTCCTAAAAAGATCAGCCGAGATGTAGAATCTCTATTAATGGCAAAATATAATATTGCCATAGATTATCGTAAAATCAGCATTGCCCAGGTGACCGAAGAAAAAAACCATTCTCAAAGATTGAAATTTACCGATCTGTTAATTACTTCTGAGGGAGATAAATTACAGGTAGTAGTTAAACTGGAAAACAATGATAAAACCTTTGAAGGGAAAATAAAATGTGCCAATTGGGATAAAAACAGAGAATATATTGTCACTAAGGCTACTCTGGAGGCAATTACCTCTTTCTTAAGTGGAAAGGTATTTTTTCAGGTTGAAGAGATTAAAAAAGTCAATTTGGAGGACCGAGAAGTAGTTTTAATTTCTATTAATTTAATTAATGAAGGAGGAAAGGAGAATTTACTTGGAACTGCCTTGATAGAGGATGATCAATATAGGTCTTTAGTTAAGGCAATACTAAAGGCAGTTAATAGAAGAATCCTGATTAAATAAAAATATTAGAAAAAATTGATAGCATCATATTAATTAGAATAGAGATAGGTCGGTGATTCTTAGATAAAACCATTTAAAAGGAGATAATAAGTAGCAAAAAACGTTCTATAACCGAGCGAAGCGAAGCGGTTTTTGCTTGTTCTTTTAGAACAAAGAAAAACCGTGGAGGTGCGACATGAAAATTAATAAAGCCAAACTCATTAGCTTTTTAATTAGTGTCATGGCCTTGCTGCTGGCCGGTGGCGCCAAAGTTAGATGGTAAATAACTGAGGGTCGCCGACCTATTATTGTTTAAGTTAGGTGGGAGAATATACATTGAATTCTAAGTTAAAAATATTTATATCAGTAGTTTTTTTATCAGCCATCCTTCTTTTTATTTTATTGCTTCCTACCATGCCTGTAATATCTGAAATATGGCTTCATTTATTATTTTTTACTGTTGTTGCTGTACTGGCTGAATATCTGCCTGTTGTTTTACCTACTGGGGGTAAGATTTCTGTATCCTTCCCAATTAGCTTTGTAGTTATATTGGTTTATGGACCTGCTGCAGCGATGGTTTTTGAAGTATTAAGTATTATTTGGACTATTTTTAACAAAAAGGAATTATGGTACAAATCTATATTCAATGCTACTCAATATTCTTTATCTGCTGGATTAGCTGGATTAATTTATCTATTTGCTGGTGGTATGATTGGGAAACAGAATTTTATTAATTATTTACTCCCGGCGGCGCTATGTGCTTTAACTTTTTGTTTCATTAATCTTTTTCTTGTTACTTGTGTTATTTCTCTTGATTCCGGAATGAATATTATTAAAGTATATCGAATTAACATTAAAGATATTATTCCAAGCTATTTAGCTGAGGCACCTATGGGCTTTATCATGGCAATTATCTATGTACAAATTGGAATTTTAGGTATTCTTTTATTCTTCTTTCCCCTCTTTTTAGCTCGTCAATCATTTGAATTATATACCAGAATGCGTAAAATGTATTTAGATACTATTCGTACCCTGGCAGCCACCATTGATGCTAAAGATCCTTATACTCATGGACATTCAGAAAGAGTATCTCTTACGGCTGTGCAATTAGCTAAGAAATTAGACTTTGTAGAACCGGAAATAGAATACCTTGAATATGCAGCTATCTTGCACGATATTGGTAAAATTGGGATAGAGGACCGTATACTGGGGAAGAAGGATAAACTAACTGAAGAAGAATATGAAAAAATAAAAGAACATCCTGTAATAGGAGCGAGTATAGTTGAATCCATTGAATTTTTGAAAAAAAGTTCTAAGGCTGTGTTATATCATCATGAACGTTATGATGGCAAAGGTTATCCACACGGGCTGAAAGGAGAAGAAATTCCTAAAGCAGCCCGATTACTGGCTGTAGTCGATGCCTATGATGCTATGAATTCCGATCGTCCTTATCGTAAAAAATTATCAGAAAATGATATTTTAAATGAATTAGAAAGGGAAGCCGGTAAACAGTTTGATCCTATCATGGTAAAGTTATTTATTTCTTTGTTGAAGGAAAAGAGGGCAGACTAATGTTATATATAATAATAATTGTTATTAGTATTATCATTGGTTTATTGCGTGGTGGTGAGTTAGAAAGATTAGCTAATATCTCGGTGGAGGGAGTCTTACTATTTGCTATTGCTCTTTTGTTAAGATTAGGAGTTTGGGCTCTTGGACTAATGGGATTTACTGGTATTTTAAGTTATAGTCCTTATTTAATAATTTTTTCTTATGTTCTATTGGTATTTGTGTCCATACGTAATATAAAATTACCTAGTTTTAGATATATTATTCTGGGTTTACTGCTCAATGCATTTGTTATTGTAGTAAATGGGGGCAGGATGCCGGTATTAGTAAAGGAGGGAGTGATAGAAAGCATTAATTCTACCAGTTTTTTAGAGGCAGAAACCAGAGTAGTTCATTCATTGATGAATAATAACACCCTATTTGCTTTTTTGGGGGATGTTATATCAATTCCAAAACCTTTTCCTGATAATTCTATTATAAGTGTTGGTGATATAATGATTTTTGTCGGTCTATTTGTACTTATTCAGAAAACAATGATGAGAGAAGATAAATTACCACAGGAAGATGAGGGTATAGAATAAAATAGGAAGGAATAGCATACAATGATTAATATTGCCAGTAGATTATTCGGTGACCCTAATACCAGAGAATTAAATAAATTGAAAACAATAGTGGAAAGAATTAATCAACTGGATTCAGAAATAAAGGACCTCAGAGATGCTGAGTTAAAGGGAAAAACTGAATACCTCAAGAAAAAGATTGCTGATGGCATTTCCTTGGAGGAAATACTTCCAGAAGCCTTTGCCGTTGTAAGGGAAGCTGCTTCCAGAACTATTAGTATGCGCCATTTTGATGTTCAGTTAATTGGGGGTATGGTATTGCATCAAGGAAAGATTGCCGAGATGGCAACCGGTGAAGGAAAAACCCTGGTGGCCACCTTACCCGCTTATTTAAATGCTCTTAGCGGAAAGAGTATTCATATTGTAACGGTTAATGATTATCTGGCTAAAAGAGATCGTTTCTGGATGGGTCCTGTTTATGAATTTCTGGGATTGAAAGTAGGTCTAATTCAACATGATATGAATACCGAGCAAAGGAAGGACGCTTATCAATCAGATGTAGTCTATGGGACTAACAATGAATTTGGGTTTGATTATTTAAGGGATAATATGAGTATTAGCCCTGAGGAAATTGTACAACACGAACATGAATTTGCCATAATTGACGAGGTCGATAGCATTTTGATTGATGAAGCCAGGACGCCACTAATAATATCCGGACCAGCTGAGGAATCTACCAATAAATACTTTCAAATAGATAAACTAATCTACCAGTTAAAGGAAGAGCATGATTATAAGATTAATGAAAAGGAAAAGACAGCCTATTTGACTGAAGAGGGAGTAGCCCTGATGGAGAGATTGCTGGGGGTAGACAACTTATATGCTCAAAATAACGTTCATTTACAACACCACATTATTCAGGCTCTTAGAGCCCATAAGTTATTTAAAAGAGATGTAGATTATGTAGTAAAAAATGGGGAAGTAATTATTGTAGATGAATTCACCGGACGTCTTATGTTTGGTAGGCGGTATAGCGATGGCTTACATCAGGCAATTGAAGCAAAAGAAAATGTGGCAATTGCCCGTGAAAGTCAGACTTTGGCAACCATAACATTTCAAAATTTCTTCCGATTATATCAAAAGCTGGCAGGAATGACTGGTACAGCAAAAACAGAAGAAGATGAATTTATTGAAATATATAACTTAACAGTAGTAGTAATTCCTCCCAATAGAAGATTAATAAGATATAGCTATCCCGATGTTATTTATAAAACTGAGAGGGAAAAGTTTGAAGCAGTAGTTAGAGAAATAAAAGAATTAAATCAGCAGGGAAGACCGGTATTGGTAGGCACAGTATCGATTGAGAAATCAGAAAGATTGAGTAAAATGTTGCACAAGGAAAATATTGAGCATAATGTCTTAAATGCCAAAAATCATGAAAAAGAAGCAGAAATAGTTGCTGAAGCAGGTCAAAGAGGGAAAGTAACCATTTCTACTAATATGGCTGGAAGAGGTACTGACATTGTTTTAGGTTCTGGTGTAGCAGATATGGGAGGATTACATGTCATTGGCACTGAGCGGCATGAGAGTAGAAGAATAGATAATCAATTAAGAGGGAGAGCTGGTAGACAAGGAGATCCAGGTTCCTCACGATTCTTTTTATCCCTGGAAGATGATCTTTTACGTTTATTTGGATCAGAACGCATTGCTGGTTTTATGGAAAAATTGGGAGTAGAAGATGGAACTCCTATTGAACATCCTTTTATTACTCGTTCTATAGAAGGAGCTCAAAAAAGAGTTGAAGCAAGGCACTTTGAAATTAGAAAACAATTACTAGAATTCGATAATGAAATGGAGTTCCAGAGAAGGATTATCTATGAACAGAGAAAGACGGTTTTGTTAAGCAATAATATTAAGGATATTATTTCAGGTATGGTTGACGATACTGTAGGCAATATGTTACAGCGGTATACCAGCAAAGATGTCTATCCGGAAGAATGGAATTTAGTGGCATTAAAAGAGCATTTTTATGAAACGTTTGGAATAGCAATAGATTTTCCAAAAGATGTTACTACCTTAACGATTCAACATCTACAGGATAATTTATTAGGAAAAGCCAGAGAAGGTTACCAGAATAAAGAAAGGGAACTTAGTTCCCCATTAATGAGACAGATTGAAAAGATGATTCTGCTTAGAATTGTTGACCGAGAATGGAAGGACCACCTAAAGAGATTAGATGATTTGAAGCAGGGCATTGGTTTAAGAGCGTATGGGCAAAAAGATCCGTTAACTGAATATCACTTTGAAGCCCATAATATGTTTCAAAATATGATTGAAAATATCAAAGAAGATTGTATAAAGTTTATTTATCGGGTGAAGATACAACAAAAATCCCAGGCAGTAGAAGCAAAACAGGAAGGAGAGATGCCAGCTCAATTTTCTGGCAAAGAGGTGAAGAGTGAACAAAGAAAAGCAAAGACTAAGATTGTATCTCCAAAAAAGAAGATTGGTAGAAATGAACCCTGTCCTTGTGGAAGCGGATTGAAATATAAATATTGTTGTGGCAAATAAGAAATCTAAAGATAATATTTTTAGAGAAATGAAAATTAGTTTGATGAGGAAATTAAATTTAATGGGAGTGATTGACTAATGATAGATATTGATAGCATTGAGTTAAAATCAAGAATAAATATGTTGAAAAATAAAATAAAAGAATTAGGAGATCACCTTTGAAGTCCAGAAAAAAGAAAAACAAGTAAAAGAAATTACAGAACAAATGAATTTAAATTCATTCTGGCAGGATCAAGCAAGAGCAAATTTAATAAGCAAAGAGCTTAAAGACCTAAAAAATGTAATAGAGGAATATCAAAAAATAAATGAACAATTGGAAGAATTGGATATTCTCTATGATTTAAATAGTCAGGAAAATAATGGCGAGATATGGCAGGAGATTTTATTTAAAATTCAGGATTTGGAGAAGGATGTTAGTCATCAGGAGAGAAGCCTTCTCTTCTCTGGAGAATATGATAAGAATAATGCAATTTTATCAATTCATTCTGGTGCTGGTGGCACTGAATCACAGGACTGGGCAGAGATGCTTCTCAGAATGTATCTTAGGTGGGCAGAAAAAAATAATTTTAAATC
This portion of the Atribacterota bacterium genome encodes:
- a CDS encoding double zinc ribbon domain-containing protein, which produces MTNNSFWEYLKEGFLNLIYPLSCENCGKPIQESRGYSICDDCLQFIKLISSPYCYHCGKPFSPEVEFEKEALCTDCLNKRDHFYFVRSVAYYQEVLRKCIHLLKYKKQVKLVKPLASLMINYLLRNELIDISDIELIIPVPLFKDDYLKRGFNQSGLLAKCIADYFSIPFSEDLLLKIRGNLSQVGLSKTERKSNVNKVYSLNSSFPTSTISGILLIDDIFTTGATIEACCRELRKTGIKKVFVLTLARGV
- the dtd gene encoding D-aminoacyl-tRNA deacylase; amino-acid sequence: MKAIIQRVSKALVRVENEKIAQIECGMLVLLGVKNDDTEKEAELLAKKTVNLRIFSDKEGKMNLSLLDIQGEALVVSQFTLYGNCKKGRRPSFIDAALPEKADLLYQHYVQCLKNDNISVQTGQFQAMMQVELINEGPVTIILDSAEL
- a CDS encoding DUF5317 domain-containing protein; this translates as MLYIIIIVISIIIGLLRGGELERLANISVEGVLLFAIALLLRLGVWALGLMGFTGILSYSPYLIIFSYVLLVFVSIRNIKLPSFRYIILGLLLNAFVIVVNGGRMPVLVKEGVIESINSTSFLEAETRVVHSLMNNNTLFAFLGDVISIPKPFPDNSIISVGDIMIFVGLFVLIQKTMMREDKLPQEDEGIE
- a CDS encoding adenosylhomocysteinase — translated: MLPYDIKDINLAETGLKRIKWALNQMPVLETIKRRFKKEKPLKNINIAACLHVTTETANLMITLKEGGANPVLCASNPLSTQDDVAASLVQDFQISVFAIRGIDQKGYYSHISSTLDCKPHITMDDGADLVTMVHNSRKELMTRIIGGTEETTTGVIRLRSMEKEGVLQYPIIAVNDALTKHLFDNRYGTGQSTIDGLLRATNILLAGKVMVICGYGWCARGLANKARGMGARVIITEIDPLKALEAVMDGFQVSTIYEAAKIGDIFITLTGNKNVISRNEFLVMKDGSILANAGHFNVEIDIPALEELALRKEVARNGVVSYIFDDQKRLFLLVEGRLLNLAAAEGHPASVMDMSFANQALSIEYILKESGSLSKKVYTVPEDIDKQIALLKLRSMGIEIDKLTAEQKRYLNSWQEGT
- a CDS encoding MBL fold metallo-hydrolase encodes the protein MNKSKVDFYLKRIVLGALATNCYIIGCTKTKEAAIIDPAEESRVLLKLIKDNEFQLKYIINTHGHADHIGGNKLLKEKYSAKLLIHMLDENMLIDSKKNFSFYTGIPVQSPPSDEYLEDGMNISLGFLNLFIIHTPGHSPGSISIKVDNMIFTGDTLFKDGIGRTDLPGGSISDIIKSIKEKLFAFDGFCEVLPGHGSATTIKQELQNNQWL
- the secA gene encoding preprotein translocase subunit SecA, with product MINIASRLFGDPNTRELNKLKTIVERINQLDSEIKDLRDAELKGKTEYLKKKIADGISLEEILPEAFAVVREAASRTISMRHFDVQLIGGMVLHQGKIAEMATGEGKTLVATLPAYLNALSGKSIHIVTVNDYLAKRDRFWMGPVYEFLGLKVGLIQHDMNTEQRKDAYQSDVVYGTNNEFGFDYLRDNMSISPEEIVQHEHEFAIIDEVDSILIDEARTPLIISGPAEESTNKYFQIDKLIYQLKEEHDYKINEKEKTAYLTEEGVALMERLLGVDNLYAQNNVHLQHHIIQALRAHKLFKRDVDYVVKNGEVIIVDEFTGRLMFGRRYSDGLHQAIEAKENVAIARESQTLATITFQNFFRLYQKLAGMTGTAKTEEDEFIEIYNLTVVVIPPNRRLIRYSYPDVIYKTEREKFEAVVREIKELNQQGRPVLVGTVSIEKSERLSKMLHKENIEHNVLNAKNHEKEAEIVAEAGQRGKVTISTNMAGRGTDIVLGSGVADMGGLHVIGTERHESRRIDNQLRGRAGRQGDPGSSRFFLSLEDDLLRLFGSERIAGFMEKLGVEDGTPIEHPFITRSIEGAQKRVEARHFEIRKQLLEFDNEMEFQRRIIYEQRKTVLLSNNIKDIISGMVDDTVGNMLQRYTSKDVYPEEWNLVALKEHFYETFGIAIDFPKDVTTLTIQHLQDNLLGKAREGYQNKERELSSPLMRQIEKMILLRIVDREWKDHLKRLDDLKQGIGLRAYGQKDPLTEYHFEAHNMFQNMIENIKEDCIKFIYRVKIQQKSQAVEAKQEGEMPAQFSGKEVKSEQRKAKTKIVSPKKKIGRNEPCPCGSGLKYKYCCGK
- the raiA gene encoding ribosome-associated translation inhibitor RaiA, coding for MNLIIKGKQFEVTDSIENYIRKKMKKLEKYFDQIIEAVATISVEKNRHIFEVTLQAKKAMIRAEEESDNIYNSIDRVIEKLERQIVKYKEKLYSKYANEYNREVNNISEKEEYEIGSNSDQDRKIVKTKRFAIKPMSPEEASLQMELLGHNFYVFSNEETAQINVIYKRKDGNFGLIEPEV
- a CDS encoding HD-GYP domain-containing protein, with protein sequence MNSKLKIFISVVFLSAILLFILLLPTMPVISEIWLHLLFFTVVAVLAEYLPVVLPTGGKISVSFPISFVVILVYGPAAAMVFEVLSIIWTIFNKKELWYKSIFNATQYSLSAGLAGLIYLFAGGMIGKQNFINYLLPAALCALTFCFINLFLVTCVISLDSGMNIIKVYRINIKDIIPSYLAEAPMGFIMAIIYVQIGILGILLFFFPLFLARQSFELYTRMRKMYLDTIRTLAATIDAKDPYTHGHSERVSLTAVQLAKKLDFVEPEIEYLEYAAILHDIGKIGIEDRILGKKDKLTEEEYEKIKEHPVIGASIVESIEFLKKSSKAVLYHHERYDGKGYPHGLKGEEIPKAARLLAVVDAYDAMNSDRPYRKKLSENDILNELEREAGKQFDPIMVKLFISLLKEKRAD